The following proteins are encoded in a genomic region of Nicotiana sylvestris chromosome 4, ASM39365v2, whole genome shotgun sequence:
- the LOC104236768 gene encoding probable GTP-binding protein OBGM, mitochondrial: MSFSQKVLYLKTSQRCLRSPWLTKTYSFSDIVHKKTKLAPLQERRMIDRFRIWAKGGDGGNGCTSIRRSRHDRRGKPDGGNGGRGGDVILECSPAVWDLSGLQHHINAKRGGSGSSKNMIGSRGADKVIQVPVGTVIHLVEGELPSAVEKSSSSELDPWELPGTVDIESSEFSTLSVPAYQTSSEAEKKAKFSGRRPSAGEESTTARRRNCASPINSGTKHSLSRGKFESDHDDLSNWEEESCGQMEDQDGEDAMGTECEDELEETEHIEYDVAELTEQGQRIVVARGGEGGLGNLSKGKASKMMPKGANFDDEVSDDYDHASLGAGLPGSEAVFVLELKSIADIGLVGMPNAGKSTLLGALSKAKPTVGDYAFTTLRPNLGNLNYFDFSLTVADIPGLIRGAHENRGLGHAFLRHIERTKVLAYVVDLAAALGDNKGIPPWEQLNDLVLELEYYREGLTDRPSLVVANKIDEDGAEEVYKELKHRVSGVPIFPVSAVLEEGVPELKDGLRMLISGEQSNRLQLDGIVLHQDSAFVSI, from the exons ATGTCATTTAGCCAGAAGGTCCTCTACTTAAAGACTTCGCAAAGATGCTTGCGGTCTCCATGGCTAACAAAAACTTATTCTTTCTCAGACATTGTTCACAAGAAAACAAAGCTTGCTCCTCTACAG GAAAGGAGAATGATAGATCGCTTTCGTATATGGGCCAAAGGAGGTGATGGTGGCAACGGTTGTACCAGTATTCGTCGTAGTCGACATGATCGCCGTGGCAAACCTGACG GTGGGAATGGTGGAAGGGGTGGTGACGTGATATTAGAGTGTTCCCCTGCAGTCTGGGATTTGAGTGGTCTGCAGCATCACATT AATGCAAAGAGAGGCGGAAGCGGGTCTTCCAAAAATATGATAGGAAGCAGAGGAGCTGACAAG GTGATCCAAGTTCCTGTAGGTACTGTAATTCATCTAGTAGAGGGTGAACTTCCATCTGCAGTTGAGAAGAGTTCAAGTTCTGAGTTGGACCCTTGGGAGCTTCCAGGTACAGTTGATATTGAGTCGTCAGAGTTTTCTACACTATCAGTTCCGGCGTACCAAACCAGTTCAGAAGCTGAGAAGAAAGCCAAATTTAGTGGACGTCGACCTTCTGCTGGTGAAGAATCCACTACAGCAAGGAGAAGAAATTGTGCTTCGCCAATCAATTCTGGCACGAAACATTCACTTTCTAGAGGCAAATTCGAAAGTGATCATGATGATTTGAGCAATTGGGAGGAAGAAAGCTGTGGACAAATGGAAGATCAAGATGGTGAAGATGCTATGGGAACAGAATGTGAAGATGAGTTGGAAGAAACTGAACATATAGAATATGATGTGGCAGAGTTAACAGAACAAGGCCAACGAATAGTTGTTGCTCGTGGAGGGGAGGGTGGCTTAGGAAACCTGTCCAAGGGGAAAGCGTCAAAGATGATGCCAAAGGGAGCCAATTTTGATGATGAAGTATCTGATGATTATGATCATGCATCACTAGGTGCTGGCTTGCCTGGCTCCGAGGCGGTCTTTGTGTTAGAACTAAAGAGCATTGCAGATATAGGTCTTGTTGGGATGCCAAATGCCGGCAAAAGTACCCTCCTTGGGGCGTTATCAAAGGCTAAACCTACTGTAGGTGATTATGCGTTCACAACATTGAGGCCTAACTTAGGCAACTTAAATTATTTCGATTTTTCTTTAACTGTAGCTGACATCCCAGGACTCATAAGAGGAGCCCATGAAAATCGTGGGCTTGGGCATGCTTTCCTTCGGCACATAGAACGAACAAAAGTTCTAGCCTACGTGGTAGACTTGGCTGCAGCATTGGGtgataacaagggaataccaCCCTGGGAGCAGCTAAATGACTTGGTTTTGGAACTCGAGTACTATCGAGAGGGTTTGACAGATCGACCATCCTTAGTGGTGGCTAACAAAATCGACGAAGATGGGGCTGAAGAGGTCTATAAAGAGCTAAAACACAGGGTGTCTGGTGTGCCCATTTTCCCAGTTAGTGCAGTCCTAGAGGAAGGAGTACCAGAACTGAAAGATGGTCTAAGGATGCTTATCAGTGGTGAACAATCAAACAGACTACAACTAGATGGTATAGTTCTTCATCAGGATTCTGCTTTTGTGAGCATCTAA
- the LOC104236769 gene encoding uncharacterized protein yields the protein MSAAGTILPLAYAVVDSENDASWKWFFEQFKQAYGERPSMCVVSDRNETRSYTLDEFNERMSKIEEVDPRVKSYLYDISYHRWSRVHATVNRTWTMTSNIAESLNAVKKDARELPIFDLLEYMWTLLECWTNEKLLKAKGTFTFLGSKFNKELENNRTLSQNLRVRASTDHIHTVLDGVKRYIMCLENKKCSYGQFQLEELPCDALWQH from the exons ATGAGTGCAGCAG GTACAATATTGCCCTTGGCATATGCTGTGGTTGATTCTGAAAACGACGCATCTTGGAagtggttctttgagcaatttAAGCAGGCATATGGTGAAAGACCTTCAATGTGTGTTGTTTCAGATAGGAATGAGA CACGGTCATACACTctggatgaatttaatgaaaggatgtcGAAGATTGAAGAGGTAGACCCGCGTGTGAAATCTTACCTATATGATATTAGCTATCATAGATGGTCAAGAGTACATGCAACAGTGAATAGAACGTGGACAATGACATCAAATATTGCAGAGTCGTTGAACGCTGTAAAAAAAGATGCAAGAGAGCTGCCGATATTTGACCTTTTAGAGTATATGTGGACACTACTAGAATGTTGGACCAACGAGAAGTTATTGAAGGCGAAGGGTACTTTCACATTTCTTGGGTCCAAATTCAACAAAGAATTAGAGAACAACAGAACATTATCTCAGAATCTTAGG gtgagggcttcaacagaTCATATACATACTGTGTTAGATGGTGTGAAGCGGTACATTATGTGTCTAGAAAACAAGAAATGTAGCTATGGCCAATTCCAACTTGAAGAACTTCCATGTGATGCGCTTTGGCAGCATTAA